One part of the Syntrophorhabdaceae bacterium genome encodes these proteins:
- a CDS encoding TRAP transporter large permease subunit, which yields IRRDLNLKGYVKSVVESIRTACMVILLIAGSTVLGHFIAVTKIPMITADWIVGLQVPSWIILLMIAVIYLIGGSFIDDLAFMILATPIFYPAIIKLGYNPLWFGILIGITVMIGVVIPPMAICVFVVKQITKTPFSVVYAGVYPFLISLAVGGIIVFLFPPIATWLPGWLMPG from the coding sequence TCATCAGAAGAGACCTCAACCTCAAGGGTTATGTAAAGTCTGTCGTTGAATCCATAAGAACTGCCTGTATGGTCATATTGCTCATAGCAGGTTCAACGGTACTCGGCCACTTTATCGCCGTAACCAAAATTCCCATGATAACCGCCGACTGGATCGTCGGTCTGCAGGTGCCATCCTGGATAATCCTTCTCATGATCGCGGTCATATATCTCATTGGCGGCTCCTTTATCGATGACCTTGCATTTATGATCCTTGCAACGCCAATCTTCTACCCGGCAATCATAAAGCTCGGGTACAATCCACTGTGGTTCGGCATCCTCATAGGTATTACCGTAATGATCGGTGTTGTCATACCGCCTATGGCAATCTGCGTCTTTGTTGTGAAGCAGATAACGAAAACACCATTCAGTGTCGTCTATGCAGGCGTATACCCGTTCCTGATAAGCCTCGCTGTCGGCGGCATTATCGTCTTTTTGTTCCCGCCCATTGCAACGTGGTTGCCGGGCTGGCTGATGCCGGGGTAG